The following nucleotide sequence is from Pedobacter sp. PACM 27299.
AATATCAGTTTGAGACGCGTCCCGAACTGGCGGGGCATAACGCCTTATCGAAGAAAAACCTGCAGAAAATTCTTAAAGCCTGTAAAACGGCAGGTATCCGGTTCATTCCGAAAATGAACCTTTTAGGGCATCAATCTGAAGATGTGTCTATGCTGCCACTGCTGAAAAACTATCCTCAGTTTGATGAATCGCCAGCGTTGAATCCTCCAGTGCCATGGAAACCGGCCAACACGATGTTTGATTTTTATTCTAAAAGCTTATGTCCTAAACATCCGGATTTATTTAAAGTAATATTTCCAGTTATAGATGAGTTGATCGATGTTTGCGGTGCTGGTGCTTTCCATGTAGGTTTAGATGAAGTATGGATCATTGGTGATGAGAAATGTCCGCGCTGCGGAGGGCTGGACAAAGCGGAGATCTTTGCAGCGTATGTGACCGCTTTACATGACCATCTGAAACAAAAAGGATGTGAAATGTGGATGTGGAGCGATCGTTTAATTGACGGGAAAACTACGAATTTATTGGCCTGGCAAGCCAGTATGAACAACACACACCGCGCAATTGACCTCATCCCCAAAGACATCATGATTTGTGATTGGAAATATGAAGATGCAGCGCCAACACCTGCCTATTTCGCAATAAAGGGCTTCAATGTTCTTGCTGCACCTTCCAATAAGGCGGATGTTGGATTGGCTCAGCTGGAAATGGTCAGGGCGATCAGAAAGAATGGAAACAGGACGGAATTTTCAGCCACTATTTCCAATAGAATGCAGGGAATGTTTCATACCATGTGGGGGAATTCAAAGGATTTTATTCTAGCCTACCATGGTCAACAGGCCGACAAAGATGGGACGGTGAATACTTTTAAAAAGTTATTCGCGGAAATCAGAACACTAAAAGGTAAGTAATGAAAAATATGATAAGATACAGAAG
It contains:
- a CDS encoding family 20 glycosylhydrolase, which encodes MNKIYLLLFLLLAAGLSPAFAQQATQQVLPVSELFPVRALLLSTPDPQDVPMFCDFITDVLPKEGVNTLVLRINYKYQFETRPELAGHNALSKKNLQKILKACKTAGIRFIPKMNLLGHQSEDVSMLPLLKNYPQFDESPALNPPVPWKPANTMFDFYSKSLCPKHPDLFKVIFPVIDELIDVCGAGAFHVGLDEVWIIGDEKCPRCGGLDKAEIFAAYVTALHDHLKQKGCEMWMWSDRLIDGKTTNLLAWQASMNNTHRAIDLIPKDIMICDWKYEDAAPTPAYFAIKGFNVLAAPSNKADVGLAQLEMVRAIRKNGNRTEFSATISNRMQGMFHTMWGNSKDFILAYHGQQADKDGTVNTFKKLFAEIRTLKGK